A genome region from Nocardiopsis exhalans includes the following:
- a CDS encoding ABC transporter ATP-binding protein: MTSRDVSAVPAIHLRGVVKRFGSLTAVDGLDLEVPQGVVLGLLGPNGAGKSTTMKMLTAQSIADEGDISILGHAIPAESKWARARMGVVPQHDNLDEELTVEQNLRMFSFLYRVPRARRKEAIARTMRLAQLSDRGDTPVDDLSGGMRRRLLIVRALLHRPELVLMDEPTVGLDPQVRQELWGVITALRDEGATVLMSTHYIEEAERLSDEVALMAKGRVVERGAPADLVAKYAGASVEEYTPDGEGGMAELERLVNGHGFTTRRTGTTLSVLRAEELPESVRDRLGTPDRRDSNLEDVFVTLTGESVE; encoded by the coding sequence ATGACCTCCCGGGACGTCTCCGCCGTGCCGGCCATCCACCTGCGCGGCGTCGTCAAGCGCTTCGGTTCCCTCACCGCCGTCGACGGACTCGACCTGGAAGTGCCCCAGGGAGTCGTCCTGGGCCTTCTCGGCCCCAACGGCGCGGGCAAGTCCACCACCATGAAGATGCTCACCGCCCAGTCCATCGCCGACGAGGGCGACATCAGCATCCTCGGCCACGCGATCCCCGCCGAGTCCAAGTGGGCCCGCGCCCGCATGGGCGTCGTTCCCCAGCACGACAACCTCGACGAGGAACTCACCGTCGAGCAGAACCTGCGGATGTTCTCGTTCCTGTACCGGGTCCCGCGGGCCCGCCGCAAGGAGGCCATCGCCCGCACCATGCGCCTGGCGCAGCTCAGCGACCGCGGCGACACCCCAGTCGACGACCTCTCCGGCGGGATGCGGCGGCGCCTGCTCATCGTCCGCGCCCTCCTGCACCGGCCCGAACTGGTCCTCATGGACGAGCCCACGGTCGGCCTCGACCCGCAGGTGCGCCAGGAACTGTGGGGCGTCATCACCGCCCTGCGCGACGAGGGCGCCACCGTCCTGATGTCCACCCACTACATCGAGGAGGCCGAACGCCTCTCCGACGAGGTCGCCCTCATGGCCAAGGGGAGGGTCGTCGAGCGGGGCGCCCCCGCCGACCTCGTCGCCAAGTACGCCGGGGCCAGCGTCGAGGAGTACACGCCCGACGGAGAGGGCGGCATGGCCGAGCTGGAGCGGCTGGTCAACGGGCACGGCTTCACCACGCGCCGGACCGGCACCACCCTGTCCGTGCTGCGCGCCGAGGAGCTCCCGGAGTCGGTCCGCGACCGCCTGGGCACCCCCGACCGCAGGGACAGCAACCTCGAAGACGTGTTCGTGACCCTGACCGGGGAGTCCGTGGAATGA